The Xenopus laevis strain J_2021 chromosome 4L, Xenopus_laevis_v10.1, whole genome shotgun sequence genomic sequence TTCTTATTTTCCCAGACTTCTCAGCAGGGAGTCCCCTTCTGGAACCCTAAAGGCTGTTCTGCGGGAGACTAAAAACAGCAAAGGGGAGGACACACAGTTTCTAGAGGTAAGAGAGAAATTCTCAGGGCTCCATCACCCACTCATAGAAAATTGGGGAGTAGAAAGCCAGTTCCTGTATGTGAACACAGATATTTCTCTATTTACCAGATCTGGGAACGGAATCGCAAAGTGAAGAGCATTAACTTGACTGCACTGGATAAGCATGGGAAGGTGTATGAAGATGGTAAGGATGATGACTCATGCTTCTTATCTGATCACACTAAGGATGAACAAAAGCCAGCATTTTTGCTTTTGGCTAAATACTGAATACTTTGCAAAACATTTGGCCCAATACTGAATCTGAGcacttatttgcatattcagattagagtaaaataagaaaaaatttgcATAACCTGTGAACAAAATGTGCCTACTTACAATGTCCagtactttaaaggggatctaaagtcaAAGTATATACATTGCACTAATAGATAGAGCTGACATAGAAAAGCACAGTAACATATTTTTAGATTGCAAAGCAGCTTAAACAGCGTGGTAGTGAAGTGCACGCACATTCAGCTGGCCTCTGTAAACATAACTGCCTATGCTTACATGCCTATGTTACTGTCTTTTTTATTGGTGGGTGGGCGGGCCAAGTAGAAGAGATGGCCGCTGGCCATGAAGGTTTTCAGAGCTACTGAATTAAGCGGATATGTGGGAGAAGAAAAAGAGCTGCAAGGTAATGGTGATTACACCATAAAAACGGctgataaaaaataatgcattgcaaTTCCAAATATGCTTATATTCATTCTCCAAAGACTAAAGAGGATTATAGTTTTcgaccatagatcccctttaaagtccCAAGATAGTAAGGGTTTAGATTCAGTGCAGTTGAACATTCAAGCTTTAACCAATTCAAAAGTCAGGTTACTGAGTGTTATAAGAATGCAGTTTGGTTTCATTTATTTGGTATCCAGCAAGCAACCTTATTATTGGAATCTCCTACTGGCCACACAGACAGAATATTAATATATGCCTAATGCCCATGAATATGCAGTTCAGGGTGGACTCATAGATGCCAGAGCCACTGGTTGATCCAAGTATTGTGCTATCTAGATGCCACCTATGCATAACCCCATTGGTGATTGGGCTAGTGTTCTCTGCATTAGACCATGGTAAAGATGTCATACCTTGAAAGTCAAAAAGTTACAGGGTAACAGAATTATCATAAAGGTTGTACAGTTATCGAGTAACAAAGATAGCAATAACTAGCGGGCAGGCACCACTCTTCAACATCTAATATCAAGTTGGCATTGTGTTCCCTGGAAATTAGTTTGAATTGGCTTACTTATCCATTTGCAGCGTTCTATCCCCTCTGAACTGAAAGGTCAAGTACTGAATACCATTCCATGGTCATGCTTAGATTATCTGTGAGTTTTCCTTATAATTCCTCAGAGCAGTTTGGATGTCTGTCCTGGTCACACTCAGAGtctcacctactgtatattgCTGAGCGGAAGCGGCCCAAAGCAGAGTCCTTTTTCCAGGCAACCACAGGGCAGCTGAGTACAGGAGcttctgaagaagaggaggatggcGTTAATAAACCCATAAAGGTGAGATTAAGGTTAAATTGTGCACACCACCATTCCTATAGTTACCTGAGGAGATGCTATGGCCTTAGAGACCAAAGCTGCAGAAAGATTTTCAAATACACCAACTATACAGCTGCTGTAAGACTTGCCTGCATTATAGCTACACAGGATCCTTGTTCTGCTTTTTGTAAGTGGAATTGAATTTTAAATGCAATATTAGTACCTATTTGCTATTTTGTTTTCAGGGAGATCAGTTTGTGCTGCATGAGGACTGGGGGGAAGGTCTTGTGAATAAAAGTGTCCCAGCTCTGTGTGTCTTAGATATTGAGAGCGGCAACATTTCTGTACTGGAGGGGATCCCAGACCATATATCTCCTGGACAGGTAGGTAGCACATTCTACCTTCTTTTCTGTTTAATTCCTTATTAACTTGTGTGACACTATTATCTTGCATTGCTATTCTATTGCTGGGTTTGTCTCACAAGTACTGTAATTGTTGCAGGCATTCTGGTCTCCTGGTGATACTGGAGTGGTGTTTGTTGGCTGGTGGCACAGTCCATTTCGTGTAGGGCTTAAGTATTGCGCCAACAGGAGGTAAGACAATTCATTTTATCCTTCAATTTGTTGCGCCTGCACTGGATTGAGAATTACACCTCCCAGAACAATGGATGTTGGGAATTGTATGCTTTGTGTTGGAATGATGGGGTTTGTAGCTTGTGCCTCGAAACAGTTTCCATGTCCTTCTAACTGGTCTTTCTCTGCTTCTAGATCAGCTCTGTTCTTTGTGGACTTGACAGAGGGTAAATGTGGTAAGCAGAACGTGTATTTTTACTAATTCTCTTTAgtgttttaaactattttttatgtattttcctttATACCCTGCATTTCCTTCTTACCTTCTGTTATTTATGcatctgatttattaacattctctCCGACATtataatgattattattttttgtttcttcaaACAGAGATGCTCTCATCAGACTCCTCTGCGGTGTTTTCTCCCCGCCTGAGCCCAGACAAGTGCCGaattgtgtacctgaaatgtaatGTGTATGGGCCTCACCAGCAGTGCTGCCAGCTGGTTATGGTTGGTATCACCTTCTTCTAATCATGCTTACCCAAAGCCAGTGCACTTTTTAATGAAGAGGCACACTAGTCAGGGTTACTGGGTGATGCCTAACAATTTGGGAGTGTGTGCCCTATTTAAAAGTAGGCTTTACTTCAATTTTGTCTCCTACATACATTCTTGTACGCTATTTTGCCCTGGAAGCctatttatctgcatatttgcattcTTTTTAGTGGGGGCACTGGTTGCTTTGATTAGGTATCTAGAGTTagatccataaatctttggacagagacaacttttttctaatgttGCTTCTGtagattaccacaatgaatttgaaaaaaacaactccgatgcagttgaactgcagactttcagcttttattcagtgggttgaacaaaaagattgcataaaaatgtgaggaactaaagccttttaaaatacaatcagttcatttcaggggctcaaaagtaattggacaaattaaaaaactgaaaataaaatgtttatttctaatacttggttgaaaaccctttgctggcaatgacagcctgaagtcttgaactcatggacatcaccagattctgggtttcctcctttttaatgctctgccaggctgCAGCagttttcagttgctgtttgtttatgggcttttctgtccgaagtttagtcttcaacaagtgaaatgcatgctcaattgggttcagatcaggtgacttgaccatttaagaatattccacttctttgctttaataaacttctgggttgctttggctgtatgttttgggtcattgtccatctgtattatgaaacgcctcccaatcaatttggcTGGATTTGAGCGACAGTGTttctgaacagctcagaattcatgCGGCTGCTTCTgttctgtgtcacatcatggataaacactagtgtcccagtgctattggcagccatgcacgcccaagccatgcCTCTgtaatgttttatagagatgtggtatgctttggatcatgagctgttccacgccttctccatacttttttcttgccatcattctggtagaggttgatcttggtttcatctgtccaactaatgtttttccagaactgtgctggctttttaaacagttttttttttagcaaagtccaatttagcctttctattcttgatgcttatgagtggcttgcaccttgcagtgcaccctctgtatttactttcatgcagtcttctctttatggtagacttgaatatcgaaACACCTACCTCCTGCAGAGTGTTGTTTACTTGTTTGGCTGTTTTTAAGGGgcttctcttcaccatggaaatgattctgcgatcatccaccactgttgtcttccatggatgtccaggtccaggcgttgctgagttcaccagtgctcgctctttctttctttctttctttctttctttctttctttctttctttctttctttctttctttctttctttctttctcaggatgtaccaaactgtagattttgccgcTCCTAACATTGGAGCAATTTCTCAGAtgagtttttctgtttttacagcttaaggatggcttgtctcacctgcatggagagctcctttgagcgcatgttgtctgttcacagcaaaatcttccacatacaagcacccccccccctcaaattatctccagggcttttatctgcttcattgatgacataatgaaggaattgcccacacctgcccatgaaataggctttgagtcaattgtccaattacttttgagcccctgaaatgaggtgattgtgttaaaaaaaggctttagttatcacattttatgcaatctttttgttcaacccactgaattaaatctgaaaatctgcagttcaactgcatctgagttgttttatttaaaatttattgtggtaatgtccagaaacaaaataagaaaaaagttgtctcagtctaaagatttatggacctaactgtagatcCAAAGACCTCTAATGAAACAATTACCTCTTGGCAACATTTTTATAAAGACTGCTGGAATGCTTTACTGTGTTCTAAAATGGAATACCATTGTTTAGGAAAGCAACATTATAATTCCATGTCACTCTAAagtagtttttagaaaaaaatactcaTCTGAAATACAATTTATTTCTGTCTTTACTAGAAGACCAAATGCTATACACCTCTATAGCCtgctttttaattaaaggaaaacaaaaaccaAATTAATTTGGGTGGGGGCACCTCTATAGATCTGATGGCTAATCTGGGTCCTTGAGCCAACGCTCCTCTTCTTTAAGATTCTTTGATTATCCCTTGTACCTGGGCAGGCATCCTTGCTGTATAGTAGTCTATACTGTGGGGGGATGCAAGGGATCCCTGGGAAAATGCAGCACAGCGCTATAAGGGAAATGGGTACCTGGTTGGTAACTAAAGTCactggggtgcctaacaaattgtcaACCCCTCCTCCTTTGAGTTTCTTTATCCTttgaagagatactgacaccagaaaataattttttttttatatctatcataacattgtctttgaatgctatttataatgttgccataaaagtatttgcctgatgcttttacattacctttcttacccccatgttcctctatgagggggctgccatatttgtgctgcagtagtccgttagcattagaaactctaactgacaggctaagAAGGGacacagtcaggttggcaaacagtcaggtttaggaacttcaagtaataattacttataaaattagaactatcagcaaaaaatgatcaacgtgacctatatgtaacttttaatgtagattatattttgaaaataaattcttcagtatcactttaatataatcTGACCGTCATATTGTATTGGTAGGATGCACTGTCATTTTGCAACCTGAAAAATATTctgttgtttcatttttttttagtatgattgGTATACCAAGGTGACATCCATTGTTGTGGATACTGTGCCTAGATCCATAGATGGTTAGTAAGGATTATCTTTTAATTCATTACCTCTATTCCTTGTCTTCATGTACCATGCTGTGCTGTTGTACCTGCTATATACCTACTGTTCATGCCTGACATATTTTGTAACTTCCACTATTTATTGTAACTGCTATATATTAACTGCCCAAGTGCCACTGTCTATTATAACtgatataagaatatatatatatatatatattgaggccGCAGACCCAATACTTCCATTTTTTGCCACCACTGATAAAACAGCACTAACCATGCATCATTGTTTCTTTCCTTGAATCCTAATTTCCTGTCACTTATTTTAGTCTAATTCACCTTTTTTTTAGACAATGCTAATTCTGAACTCGTACTTTGCTCTCTTGTGTTATTCCAGGCAAGTTCTCGGGCATCTACACCTCTCTCCTGGCACCATTTTGTTGGTCAGCAGACAGTCAGAGAGTGATTTTTAGCACCGCACAGCGTAGCCAGGAGGTGGGAAGCAGAAAAACATTCAGGCACATGTCTTTGTGTTTACACATACCGATGTCTCTAAAGCCTGGTTTTTCTCTTGTAGAACCTGTTTGTCATTGATACAAGTACGGGAAATGTAACACAACTTTTCTCCAAAGGTAAGAGGCCAAAGACCCACCAGTAAAAGCTTTTGTAGGTTTATTCAAACTCGGTGCTTTAGAAtttaatattttgcataataGCATTCTACAGACTTAATAACACCATGAAACCAAATTACTGACGTTGTATCATTAGCATGTGTCCTGCATTTATGTGGACAGACTTCATGGTggaaatctttttatttattatatcagtATTACATATCCATAGCTGGATTACCTACCAAATgtaatatatgttattttaatatatttccatGTTTATCTCAGTACTGTTAATTGAATACTCAtccattgttttcatttttccttatatattaataatttctTTGTTTAAATGCATGCATAGGTTCTCTAgctctgtttatttatttgtaaacaaacaattctaagaGCAGGGAACCTTTCAGATAAAAGCTTGCAATCCAGGGGTTATGATTCATGACCCTCTTTTGCTAGTTATgccttattttaataaaaagataattaatAGCTTATATAATTCCCTGTTATTATTTTACTTATGGCTTCCAAGAATCTTCACCAGGTAGTTGGAAACTCATGGCTATTGACCGAGACCTCTTGATAGTTAGCTTTTCATCTCCAAGCTGTCCACCAACATTGGTAAGTACCTTCATCATCAATGTATCCAAATACAAGTCTCAGATTTTGACTTGTATGACAGAATCTGCTATGTCTGCAGAAAGTTGGTTTCCTTCCTTCAAGTGGGAAAGAAAAGGAGGTTACATGGATTTCGTTAGAGGAGGAAACCCCTATTAAAGACATAGAATGGAGTATCAAGATCCACCATCCACCTCAAGAGCAGGATAATCCACAATATCGTAAGTAATATCATGGGAAATATCCTGGACGGTGTGACATTACAGTGGCAGATTGCTCCATAAAGAAACGAGtggatgtttttttcagttacaaCTATAGTGGTTGACTCATACACTATTATGTTACAGATTTTATTCAATTCCTATTTGCatctaaattattttatacatttttttacagctGGCCTTCTGTTTGAGTCCATCCTCTTAAAGCCAAAGAATGCCTCACCTGAAAGCAAGATTCCATTGGTTGTATACCCACATGGTTTGTATTTCATTGTGTATCCTATTAGTATCAAATTATATTGATGGGATCCTGCACTAACTGTACTGTGTTCTGCCTTTTAAAGGGGGTCCGCACTCTAATTTTGTCAGTGAGTGGATGCTGTTCCCAGCTGTCCTATGTAAAATGGGTTTTGCTGTGCTTCTAGGTGAGCTAACTGAAGTGGTGGTTTTTGATTTGTTAGGTACTTAGACATAAGTACTTAGTAATAagctcagtatttttttttctgcttgcaaCATAGTGAATTACAGGGGATCCTTAGGATTTGGGCAAGATAGCATCCTCTCGCTGCCAGGCAATATTGGGGACCAAGATGTGAAAGATGTGCAGGTAAACACAGTATATGAACTGATTCTTATTTACTCACTGGTTACTCATACAACATGTTTGCCTGGTGTATTAGCTGAAGATGCTCGTTATGAATTGGCTGCTCTCACTAAGACTTTTCTTTACAGTTGGCTGTGGAACAGGTTCTACGGGAAGACTCTATAGATCCACATAAGGTTGCATTATGTGGAGGCTCACATGGTGGCTTCTTGTCTTGTCACTTGATTGGGCAGTATCCTGGATTCTATATAGCCTGCATTTCCCGGAACCCAGTGACCAATGTGCCAGCAATGGTAGGATCAACTGACATTCCAGACTGGTGAGGATCCTTCCATAAGTTTTCATACATTGTGTTCTGCAATTGAGCTTTTAAGCCATATCTTTAGTGACTATTGATTAAaatgcaactaaagcttgacaAAGTATTATACATACAATTATATTTATCAGGCCAAGGTTGCAGAAACACTGTTGTTGCTTAAATGTATGACATCCACTTTATTCTCCTTAGTTCCAAAGTTTTCTGATTGTGGTTTCTTCTAGTGTCTGGAGTACTTCATGTGCATATGCCTATAGCACATGAGAAATTTTGACCACAACTGCTTTCTAGCAAAGGTCTTCAGtggtaaaaaaatcaaaacaaaatcaCCTGTCTCTACTGATGAGAGAGAAGAATGGTTAAAGAGAAAATCTATAACCAACTTACAGTGATTCTCTTTTCCTGGAGCATTCCATTGCAGTATACACAAATGGGATTTCTCCACCCAACCTGTCAATCAGGAAGTTGGCCTACCAAAGCTTTCCATATTCTTTAAATTGCCTCCTTCCCCTTCCACCCTGTCTCAGGTTTTCCCCTAGGATGACAAAACAAAAAGGGtagggaaaaaatggaaaatggaatgcttcaggaaaagaaaatcacggtaagttgGTTATagattttctcttttcctggtcACATTCCCATGGCAATATACACAAATGGGACATACCTAAGATAACCACAGGGGGGTTGCTGAAACGTATATGCCAGAATCTGCTTAAAATATTTACAGAGTTGCTGAAAGAAGAACTTTCCTTCCAAAATTACTGTCCTCTGAGGCAGATTCATCaattttataatgttttacaaAACTATTAGGTAAATGCAAACTGCTTTGAGTGTCCATGATGCTGCCATAACTCTAGTTGAATGTACATGCACGTTCTGCGGGACCTCTTTGCCTTCGTGACTGTATACTAACTGGATACACTTCACAATGTAATTAGCCAGCGTCTATTTTGTTACTGGGAGACCAGCTACCTTTTGGCACTACTAGTGCCTTAGTTTCCTTCAGTTACTTGGTACAATTCAGGTACATCACACCTAACAATATTTAGGCTATGCCAGATTTTTTCTTCATCATTCTGTGGACAAGCAAAACTAGTTTTTCAGAACAGTATCTAGTTTACGATGAAAATTAGAAcatattttaagcaaaaaaaaaaaaaaggcatcctTCACTGCtgctcaagtgattgtattgactaacctgaaaccccgggccggtgctcctatcagcaaaaaccTGCAtcggccggggttataccagtgagctccacggagtgatcctcttccggcttcaaatttcccggggcaaacgcatgcgcagttaagCGAAATATCCGACTTTTTAGTTATagttcggctttttgctctactgcgcatgcgcagcctcGCGTAGAAAGCAGAAGACAGAAGAAAACCGCtgtgtggtgctcactggtataacctcggccggtgcagttttctgctgataggagcaccggccgggtttttcaggtaagtcaatacaatcacttgggtatgcctaacatttggcacccccaagtgcagtatgcctttccttctactttaaaaccACTTAGTCCTCATAAAATATTGATTCTTTTGAATAGATAGAGCTTGAAGCTCCAACACTCTCCTTGCTGAGGTTATGGGTAATATAAATACCATTTTTAATGTCTTGCATAGGCTCAAAAGGATGTTtcataaggctaaggccacactaggcgatagcgcccgcgatttgactcgccgcgacttttcgccgcgacttttaagccgcaatcgctggggaaacttttgcgctggcgtctatggggaatcgcgaaaaatcgccagcgtaaaaacacacgcggcgatcttttttctattgtcgctcgaaatcgcctagcgaggcaatttcgagcgacagtagagaaaagatcgccgcgtgtgtttttacgctggcgatttttcgcgattccccatagacgccagtgcaaaagtttccccagcgattgcggcttaaaagtcgccgcgagtcaaatcgcggcgctatcgcctagtgtggccttagcctaagactCTGAAGTTATGAGATCCCATTGTGGAACATTAACAATCTTTTCAGGTCTCAGGTCAGGTCTTAGTGCAAGATTTTTATCTACTTTCCAGAACATGATTAACCTAAGTCTTGAGCGGATTATAGTTTTTATCAGCAcaccatttaaaaaatacatcccATACTTGATGATAGCTTTTTCTGGTAGTCATTTTCCTGGCTTGAACTAGAGTCTGAATCACTGTGTCAAGGAGGCCTTTTTCTTAAAGAATTTGCCACTCAACCTGACAGGGCCAGTTTGCTGCAGTCTGGATGGAATATTGGGCCCTGATTCTGTAATTGAGGTATTATCGGAATCTTCCATGGCTCATATATTGACACTTGAAGAAGCTGTGATAACCAGGGCCTTCTCGGCCAGAAGGGGGTTATTGCTACTTCTTCTGCTCTGTTCAGTCGTTTGTTAAGACCTTCGTGATCATATGTATTGAAGGAAAAACATAAAGAAGGCCTTGGTTCCATGAGCACAAGAATGCATTCATCTGGTACGCCTAAGGACTGTAAGTGCTGGAACAGAATAAAGGAAGTTGAGAGTTGCAGGCTGTTGCCATCAAATTCTTTGTTAATGGGCCCCATTTCTGATAGAATTTTTGAAGAGGAGTCAGCTTGCCATTgtctcagccataaagcacatCTTGCTTTGACAGAAAAAGACATTGATTTAGAAGACAAAATTACACTGTCCAGATTAGCTTCAGAGAGGAATTCATTTGCTAGTATAATTTCTGATAGGGCCTCAATGATTTTATTTCTGGGAACCCCATCATCAACCAAAGCCTCCTGTATATTCCTGGTCTATTTCTCAGAGGCATTTACAACCCAAAACACAGCCATGGAGATTCTAGTTAAAGCACCTGCCACCACATTGGACTTAGGTAAAATAGCTTCCTGTCTTTTTTTCCATTACATCCCAGAACTAGACACCATCATCCACAGGCAGAATATTTTTCTTTGCCAGCCTGATAATGGGAACATCTGCTTTTGAAGTATTagcccaatttttattttcttttgtgcaaAGGGGTCCATATGGTTCAaacatttagtaataaaaaaacttttgatctGGTTGTTGCCATTCCTGCACCACTTCTTTCTCTATTTCCTCATGCTAgggaaacacagcatttcttaaGAGGGATCTAACAATGAATTGGTTTAGAAGATGTACCTTCCTTAGTATCCTCTGTGTAAAGTTTTAATTACCGCTTGCTCCAATGAATCAATAATATCTGgatcaaatttagaattttcctGCATAGGTACTTCTTCCTCATCCTCCATAAATTCTCTCTCAGATAAGAAAATTTGGCAATACAATCCTCAACCAACCCCCGTTTTGGGATCTAGATCTCTTAAGCAATTTATCAGTAGCTTTTTGAACAGCAGATTCAGTGGACTTGATCCACTGTGATAAATCCCCAGATATTTCTCAAGCAGCCATAACGGGACGTTTCGGTCGCTGTTGGGACCTTTCTCTTGATTTTTCAATAATACCCTGTAGTTGCTGGTTCTTTTCCatggatatatacatatatatatatatatatatatatatatatatatatatatgtatatgtatatgtatatgtatatatatgtatatatatgtgtatatgttatccgacgttttggtcccacctggggacctttctcatatACACACACGTATATGCAACCAGGAAAGCGCTGCTTATGGCAGAGACTGGCTGCTTCTGCACAGAAATGCTCACTCGTATGTTACAGTATTCTATGTGCCATAGGGCTTATACTTTGTGCAAACTACAAACAAATGGTTGCATATGCAAGGTTTCTttcattattctttttaaaacttgacataaaatatatacaagcaGCACAGGCAATAAGTAAATAGTTCAGCTGCATGGCACTTGTGTGAGAAACAGTCGAATCTGTACCATACACCTGAAATGCAAGTATTTATTTACAAGATGGCCATCACTCGTTTTACAGAAGATTCATTACGTTAATGTCACATAGAGTCAGATCCCAGTTTTGTAGATGCTGCTGTCCTGTATAGGAGTCCCTGCTATTGTGTGTTTCTTAATATATTGTCCTTTACTACAGGTGCCTTGTGGAATCTGGCTTGCCCTATTCTCCTGAGACTCTCCCAGATCCTGCACAGTGGGGAGACATGCTAAATAAATCCCCTATAAGATCGGTATCACAGGTACTTAATGATGTTATGGTGGGTGTAAAAGGGAAAAAGAGAGGTTCCAAATAATCAATACTTCATTTTAAAGTAGCCAATTGAGAGAAGTTGAGAAATAACATGTGCGAACTTTATGCTTATGTCCTAAGGGGAGTTTTTCTGCCTTTGTGTTTTGAAAAGAGAGGTTCCTTAACCCACAGCTGCCTCCACTTTTCATGCCTGATAGTACAAGTACTGGTGCATTTTGGTCTGCATACATTGTAGTGAGCATTGTCAGGCTGAAAAGCTCTAGTACTGCTGCTCTGGTACATAGTGTTTTTTCTCCACTTTTAAACTGTTCCTGCTACTTCCCATTAACTGCAAGTACAGACAGTTATTAGACCAATCCCATGCATGCTTTCCATGAAGTCACTGGTACTATTAATGTGCCTAAAAGTACTGTAACTGCCAAGAGTAAGTTACTTTAAGTATAGAAATACAAACAATATAGGTGTTTTCTTACATTTAGGTAAAGACCCCAGTCCTTTTGATGCTGGGAGAGGAAGACAGACGGGTCCCTAACAAGCAGGGACTGGAGTATTATCGAGCTCTGAAAGCTCATGGTGTACCTGCACGGTAAGTGGGGAACCATGCACATATctgaataaaacattaaagtaGCAGCACTAAGGCCTAGGGCAAACAGAGTTGctctcaacctgcatatttttttcagggttagagagaagcagatccgctcCACTGCGTGTGCCTGTGTGGAAATGGTTTAGTTGCGCAGAGCTGGGGCACGGAGCGGGTCCACTTCTCTCAACCTGAAAAAGTACGCAGGCTGAGAGCTGTGGAGCCAACACTCCATCTGCCCTTGGCCTtaaaaatgaaagggtttcaTTTGCATTTGAATATAATACACTGACTTTTATGCatgtttcagaaacaatactatggTTGATATGAAGCTGTTGTATAGCCATAAGCACCATAGGACAAAAAGGCACATGTTTACAGATAAGATGGGaagaatacaatggtttttatttttacacagaaggTACTAATGAACCAAATGGCATTTGCATTTGCTCCCCATAGATCTATAAATAAAAGAAACCCATCTCATGTAAAATAGCACATGTGTTGCCATTACATAGTTTATTTGTAAGTGCTTGATTAACATAAGTATGGAGAAATatgataaaaggtgcaaagtttgcgaatggtctaatcacctatagcagccaatcatcaggagacatttactggtcgcctgcttattggttgctatgggttattgcacctggaCAAACTTATTGACTATAGGGGATGAACTTTAGTGGCTTTTAGTACTTATGGGGCATAAACCCAGTATCactgattttcattttcacagAATACACCAATGAAAGCTAACGCTTACCCATTGGGTTAG encodes the following:
- the apeh.L gene encoding acylamino-acid-releasing enzyme isoform X1: MNVIWRSLALCFKRWALNWQTFVHHHVHPAPPPYDLVSQILRKPKDIAALYREFSQFPSLSSVSIGPEVTTQYGGKYSNIYTEWSQRDLDRSEQVKFCRQYIVFHDNNAVVYSGACGNGSEIKGELLSRESPSGTLKAVLRETKNSKGEDTQFLEIWERNRKVKSINLTALDKHGKVYEDEQFGCLSWSHSESHLLYIAERKRPKAESFFQATTGQLSTGASEEEEDGVNKPIKGDQFVLHEDWGEGLVNKSVPALCVLDIESGNISVLEGIPDHISPGQAFWSPGDTGVVFVGWWHSPFRVGLKYCANRRSALFFVDLTEGKCEMLSSDSSAVFSPRLSPDKCRIVYLKCNVYGPHQQCCQLVMYDWYTKVTSIVVDTVPRSIDGKFSGIYTSLLAPFCWSADSQRVIFSTAQRSQENLFVIDTSTGNVTQLFSKESSPGSWKLMAIDRDLLIVSFSSPSCPPTLKVGFLPSSGKEKEVTWISLEEETPIKDIEWSIKIHHPPQEQDNPQYPGLLFESILLKPKNASPESKIPLVVYPHGGPHSNFVSEWMLFPAVLCKMGFAVLLVNYRGSLGFGQDSILSLPGNIGDQDVKDVQLAVEQVLREDSIDPHKVALCGGSHGGFLSCHLIGQYPGFYIACISRNPVTNVPAMVGSTDIPDWCLVESGLPYSPETLPDPAQWGDMLNKSPIRSVSQVKTPVLLMLGEEDRRVPNKQGLEYYRALKAHGVPARLLWYPGNNHSLAKVDAESDCFMNIALWILKHMKQTC
- the apeh.L gene encoding acylamino-acid-releasing enzyme isoform X2 encodes the protein MNILRKPKDIAALYREFSQFPSLSSVSIGPEVTTQYGGKYSNIYTEWSQRDLDRSEQVKFCRQYIVFHDNNAVVYSGACGNGSEIKGELLSRESPSGTLKAVLRETKNSKGEDTQFLEIWERNRKVKSINLTALDKHGKVYEDEQFGCLSWSHSESHLLYIAERKRPKAESFFQATTGQLSTGASEEEEDGVNKPIKGDQFVLHEDWGEGLVNKSVPALCVLDIESGNISVLEGIPDHISPGQAFWSPGDTGVVFVGWWHSPFRVGLKYCANRRSALFFVDLTEGKCEMLSSDSSAVFSPRLSPDKCRIVYLKCNVYGPHQQCCQLVMYDWYTKVTSIVVDTVPRSIDGKFSGIYTSLLAPFCWSADSQRVIFSTAQRSQENLFVIDTSTGNVTQLFSKESSPGSWKLMAIDRDLLIVSFSSPSCPPTLKVGFLPSSGKEKEVTWISLEEETPIKDIEWSIKIHHPPQEQDNPQYPGLLFESILLKPKNASPESKIPLVVYPHGGPHSNFVSEWMLFPAVLCKMGFAVLLVNYRGSLGFGQDSILSLPGNIGDQDVKDVQLAVEQVLREDSIDPHKVALCGGSHGGFLSCHLIGQYPGFYIACISRNPVTNVPAMVGSTDIPDWCLVESGLPYSPETLPDPAQWGDMLNKSPIRSVSQVKTPVLLMLGEEDRRVPNKQGLEYYRALKAHGVPARLLWYPGNNHSLAKVDAESDCFMNIALWILKHMKQTC